The Equus asinus isolate D_3611 breed Donkey chromosome 1, EquAss-T2T_v2, whole genome shotgun sequence genome segment attggccctaagttaacatccgttgttaatcttcctccttttgcttgaggaagattgtccctgagctaacatctgtgcccactttcctctattttgtgtgtgtgatgctgccacagcatggcttaatgaatagtgtgtaagtctgcaccccggatcaaacctgtgaatcccaggccactgaagcagagcacaaacttacccactatgaCACTGGACCAGCCCCTTTGTGGCTTAATTTGTGATGGTTTTTTGGGCTTTTTCCTTATTGGTttttaggagctctttatatCTTAGAGAAATTAGCTCTTTATTTTGTATCTTATCAGCAAAATACTCCTCCACCTACcctcagtgttttttattttaatttttgttgattttaatattaatttttaaagcatttttattctgaaatagttatagattcacaggaagttgtaaAAATAGTCCAGAGTCCTATATCCCCTTCAGCCTGCTTCTTCCAGTGGTGACATCTTATTTGGCTGTAGGACAATatcaaaactgggaaagtcacatCAGTACATTACTGTTAACAAGTCTACAGACCATATCCAGTTTCACTAATCTTTTTAACTTGccttcatgtgtgtgtgttttaatgcaGCTCTATCCCGTGCTTAGATTCGTGTAACTACAATCAAGACACAGAATTGTTCCATCATCACAAAAGAACTCCTTTATGCTACCCCTTTGCATCTGTACCTGGCTGCCACCTTACCCTCTagggttttctttgtctttgtttttgcttttttatttttatgatagtGACTTTTGCCATGCAGAATTTTTGCTGAACTTATCAAAAAAAATGTTATTGACTGCTGGAATTTTGTTTGATAGAAGTCATTCTTCACTTTGATATCATTAAaatctccttttctttgtttctagtacttttgtgctttcatttttgcatttaaatattttaaccttATGAAATATATTCTGGTATAAGGTGTCATGTatgggtaaattttattttttccagatgaTTAGCTTATTGCCTTAACGCTATTTATTGAAtagtttttctccactgattaAAAATGCTAGTTTTTATCATTACCGAATTCCTGTGTATATTGATGTATTTCCagactttctattctatttcactaCCTTGGTGTGAGCACGTGCCACTACCACTGCATTTTCACTATTTTGGGTTTGTTGCTGTTCTTGGCACTCAGGAGCCATATTTGGGGACTAAAGATTGGTTACTTACTGCACTGACAGAAAAAATAGACTCTGTGGAAAGCCAGAGGGTCCCATGCCAGGTGCAGGGCTCAGAAACCCAGCCGCTGGGTATTTCCCAAATTCAGTTTCTATTCTTACATTTTTTCCAGGGACACCTTCTGTCCAAAAAAGGACTGACAGAAGGAAGAGGGTAGGTTCCACCTAGTTAGGAGATAAAGGATAGGATCCAGCTGCTCTGCCTCTTCACCCCATCCAACCACAAGCCCCAGCTTCAAACCCGGTTAGAAAGACTGctgttgaattgttttatttttttatttttaaagattttattttttcctttttctccccaaagcccccggtacatagttgtgtattcttcgttgtgggttcttctagttgtggcatgtgggacgccgcctcagcgtggtctgatgagcagtgccatgtccgcgcccaggattcgaactaacgaaacactgggccgcctgcagcggagcgcgcgaacttaaccactcggccacggggccagcccctgttttatttttttttaaattaatgaattttttttagtgaggagattggccctgagctaacaattgttgccaatcttcctttttttcctttttttttcctccccaaggccccagcacatagttgtattgtctagttgtaggtcattctagttcctctatgtgggaggccgccacacctgacttgatgagcggtgctaggtccgagcccagaatcccaaccagcaaaccccccctgccgaagtggagcgtgggaacttaaccaccctgccacggggcccgccccctgttgaactgttttcatttccacttCATCAGATTCTGTGGCCCTGTTCTCATGTCCTTAAGACAAATCTTTGTCATTTAGAGAATGTCTGAAATTTATGAAGGGCTTTCTCACACATCTCCTCATTTGATACTCACTAGTTCTTCCCCGGATCTAAGATattctaaaacattctttttgGACCAAACCTCAGAAAGCTAAGGCTCAGGCAAGACCCAGCTCAGCAAAAGCAAGATATCCAAGGGCACTTTTTCACTGATTCAATGTGGGATTTGAAGCAAATCATTTAAACTCTCTTGGCCTcaaattttcaaatgaagaatGAGACGTTTAGCCCAAAAGATCCTTGTTCCTCCGAGGTTCTTCTAGATTTATCTCAAAACATATTCCTCTCCCAAAAACCATGTCTTGAGTCTTCAAAAATAAGGTTAAAGTTTCCCTCTAAAGCAATGATTCTCAAATtagtttcacattttaattaCCTTGGAAACATTCAAAGTTATTAATGGGAAACCGACTCCAAGCTGAATAGCTGAGCTCACCTCTGATCGTGTGTGACGTGATCCTCTAGTCAAGCATGAGTGCTGAATGCATCTCTCAGTTTTCACAAGAGGATATCCTTAGACTTGATTATGTAGAAAGATATGTGTTTGGGGTCCTGAAGTTTTGATTTTATGGCAAGGCATTTGCCACGACTGCAATTCTGAGAGGGAAACATGCAGAGTGATGTCCACATGACTCACAAATGGTCCAGTCCTGCTCATCAGGGCTGTGGGCATTATTGCTATGACTTTGACTCCAGGTATCTCTGTGAATTCCCTACCCTAGTGAGCAGAGTTGGACCATGTGTGAGTCACAAGGGTGACTTTTGCCCCTCCAGCCCAAGACTGTTTGATCCCATGGGCACAGTGAATTCTGTAACTTACAGCTTCCCCTACCCCCTTTTCTCAGTGCTTGCAGAAAAGCTTAAACACATAGTTGTAGATTTTAGCAAGGAAATAGTCTTTCCTTGCAGAAGTTTTGCGCACTGCCCTGACTTCTGATTTAATCCTCCTTTGTAATTCATCTATGCCAGtaaatcatttttttcacttaattttatgtAGGATGATAATCTCTAAGTTGTAATTCACAGTTTTTAGAATAAGACAGGGATCAAAAATAGAGATCAGAGGTAAAACCCCATTTCTCTATTACCTCAAAAGATAGTAGTGCAGATTGTGGTCCTTCCACCTGCTCCCTTAcacacacgtgaacacacacatgcacaggcacacacacccatacacaggCACGTGCAGACATTATGGAGGAGGGCACGCTCCAGTGCCCACTGTCTGCAGAGTGAGGCCTTCTTGTGACAAAGTCATATACTAAAGTTTTGCTTCAGAACTCCTCATCAGAACTCGACTCAGAGCAGCTTTCATCTCCTTGTTCCGCAGACTGTAGATGAGTGGATTCAACATGGGAGTCACTCCAACATAAAAGAGTGCCACCATCTTGTCCTGCTCAGTTAAGTCTGTGGAGCTAGGCTGCATGTGGGTAACCAGGGCCATCCCGTAAGACATGGAGACGACAgtgaggtgggaggcacaggtcCCAAAGGCTTTGCGGCGTCCCCCTGTAGTACGGATCCGCAGGATGGCGGCCACAATGTGGGCATAGGACAGAGAGACCAGGCAACAGGGCACCAGTAGTACCACCACGCTGGAGGCCACTATGACCAGCTGGTTGAGGGTGACGTCCACGCAGGCCAACCTGACCAGTGCCAGTGTCTCACAGGACACATGGTTGACCATGTAGTGCCCACAGGTGGGCAGGCGCATGGTGACCGCTGTCTCCACTGCAGAATTAGCCAGGCCCACAAGCCAAGAGACTGCTGCCAGTGCTACACAGCGCCTCAGGCCCATCACTGCCACATAATGCAGTGGGTCACAGACTGCCATGTAACGGTCGTAGGCCATTGCTGCCAGCAGCATGAACTCAGTGCCCCCCAGGGCCAGTGAGAAGAAGGGCTGAGTTGCACATCGGGTGAAGGAGATGGTCTTCTTCTCCAGCAAGAAGTGCACCAGCAGCTGAGGGACCCCACTGGAGGTGCAGCCAATGTCCACTACTGCAAGATTgcagaggaagaagtacatgggaaaGTGCAGTCGTGCATCCAGCCCGATCAGGAGTATGATGAGCCCATTGCCCAGCAGGGTCAGCAGATAGACAGCCCCAAATAGGACAAAGAGTCCAGCCTGGATCTGCCTGTCACTGGAGAGCCCCATTAGGACAAACTCACTCACCCAGGTCAGGTTGTCCCTCCTCATGGAGCAAGTGGGTCACACTGTTGGGGAAAATGCAGAGTCAGGAAGGGACAAGTGATGGTCTTAGTTTAGGAGTTTAGGGTTAAGTCCTGGGCTATGACTGGCGCTGGAATTGGGACACCTCTCCTCAGGTTCCTTAACCTAGGTGCTGAGGGAGAATGCAATGATGATGCTGGAGAAAGGGACCTCAGGGTCCTCACGCTAGATTGTGGAATTCTCAAGGATAAAGTCCCTATTCTGGTCAACTTTTATGTCTAAGATCCAGCACAGTTACAGTTATAGAGGAGATATGctatcaaggcagaaggaaaaatagGGGGAAAACAGTgctggagaaaagggagaaaaaatgattgaaagaaagaaagaaagaaaagaaaagagaaaaaaactaaagaaggaagaatggaaaatgaaaaaggaaggaaggacagcgGAGAACAGAGAGGACAGCAAGGATTCTTCAGCGGGGGGAACAGTGGGTAGGGTGTTATAATCAGACATCTGAGACCAAGAGGGCAGCCCAGCCTCCTCAGTGTTGTTCCTAAAAGGCTGGGTTCTGTTTCTCTTCACGTTTCTTCTTGGGTCCAGTCTAGGTCACTGCCTAGAAAGGAATCCTCTCACGTCATTCTCATTGTGCCCATCAGTCCAAAAGAGGCTTCAATCCCTAAAACCAATATCTGGTACACACCTGCTCTGTGCAGCGACTGTGCTGGACATCAGACACCTGTCCGTGAACCAGAAAGACAGAAGCACAAGTCCTGCTTCCTTGCATCTTATAACGTAATCAGGGACACATTAGtaattacaaaaaattaacttGGTATAATTGTGCTAAGTACTatgaaggagaagaataaagttaCTAGCTAGATAATTAAATTTGTAGTTGTAATTATCAATGTGATTATGCCTTCCTTCTCAATAATGTGCAATTTATGTAGTAAGTGGCAGGCAATTATTTAGatgtttaaataaacaaaacaatgtaAAGAGAACATTTGGAAACCAATGACACTCACATGTAACTGCTGAGAATGAAGTGACTGAAATCCACTGAATCCTTTTACAGGCAGTGACGTCTCCTTTCTCAGCTAAGATTGTGCTGGGTTATCCCCCTTCCAACATGTCGACCAGCCCTCtacaaaaatggaattaaatgcCATCAGTTTTTCTTCATAGAAATTTAATCTCAAGGCATACTTCCTGctcttaaaaaaattagttaacttatttcttaaaagtatttattgagcatatgaGTCACTATGCTTTCAACGATCTTCTACAAAATGCTGCCTTTCAGCATTAGGGATTTGTGTTGAGAAAATCAGCAgtgccacagaaataaaagattttaaaaattagatcttGGTAAAAAACGTGAGAAGCAAGTGAGACACCTGAACAAAGGACAAATGCAATAATACGTCAGTGTTCAGAAAACCAGAATGGAGTCACAGAATCAAATATGACAGAATTGAAGAGCATCATCCAATTCAGATGCCTTCCAGCTGGGAACACTGGCCTGGGCTTTTATtgttggagagagagagcagagaagctGAACGGAGGAGGCGTTTCTTCCCTTCCAGTCAGCGCTGGCCCTGTGGTGGCCAGAAGCTGTCACTGCAGAGACTGCTAAGAATAGAAACTGGCTTAGGTTTCTCGGGGCTGGAGATGGGTCCTAGGGCCAGAGTGCTGTAGCTGGTGGCTGGGGTTCTGAGCACTGCCTCAGGGAGCCTTGTCCTCGTATCAGCAGAGGAAGTAACTCAACTCTGGTCTACTACAATCCAGAGGTTGCTGTAGCATCCAGAATCCTCACCTTCAGAGTCACAGACATGGATCCTGATGCCCTCCAGAATGGCCCTGTTACTATATGAGAGAATAAAACATGTTGGAAATGAAAGGAAGCCCAGAGATTATGTATTCTAcccatttcattttataaacaaggaaattAAGGACATTTTTCCAACaaatttttgatgctattttcaGATGATTATAAACTATTTTTGTTAATAGATAGCCTCATCCTCTGATTTTTGAGATAATTAGAGAATTTCATTCTGCTTTGCTCAACTTAgtgaacatttactgagcactgagtTATCCCTGGTCCAGTGCAGGTGCTGGGATAATAGGGATGAATACAGCCTGGTCTCCCCCTCCAGGAACAGCCTGGCAGGAGGATAGAGGGAGAGAATCATCACGACCTTATCAGAATTTTCAGAGGATGCTGGAGTATCAAGTCTGATAACTGGAGACACAGAGATGTACTATGTAAATAGCCACCCAGATATGTAGAAATAATGAAGTAGAAGCAAGGAAACAGCCTGTGCATTTGCTTCCTGAAAAAGTAGATGTGGTAAATGTGTATGTAGATTGGTAGTAAAGAGACCCAGGTTTCAACCTGTTTCAATAATCCATGTAGGCATTATTGTAAGTTATTACCTCTTTGAGCCATAGCTTCTCCATCTGTAGAATGAGCAAATTAGGTAAACAGCAAAATTTCTCCCAGCATTAAAATCtacaacaaatgaacaaacacaaGCTATGGCTTAAAGCAGtataaaagggaaagagaaattctTCATTCTTTGATCACCGTCAGTACGCATAACTAGTAGTACTGTAGGCAATCAGATATGACTGGTTGCTGGATTTGGAGACCAAAGCATTCATATCACAAATAACTATTTGGGTTTATCAATGAATGGGACCAGGTTGACTTGAAAACCAGAGGTTAAGGAAATAGGAAAGGGgccatataaataaaaatgggaaaactgCTTGGGTCAAGCCGAAAGACTTGTGGCCTTTGATACACGAGCTTCTTTCAAAGTTACTGCCACATCATTCCTAGAGTGGGATGACCCCTAACACTAAGTTTTCCATCAGACCGGGGACCAAACCTGCTGATGATTGAGAACTTCACCATCCttgttttcaagaaaatatgGAGTCTATGTCTACCTTTGGTTCCTATGCCAAGTCCAGctcttctccattccttcttCTTATCTCTAAGTTAATGAAGATGTCTTAAGGCCAAAAAGAGAGCCATATTCCTTTGACCTCCACTCTTTACTTCTTTGAATATATGTCTGTATATACTAAGCACTTCAGTTAATACTGTTGATTGGGTGACTGAACAAGACCAAGGACTCTATCGAGGAGCTTGAAAATAGTGAGATGCATTGTCTAGGTGGTGGGAGGAATCAAAGAGCCTCCAGCTGCAACCAGTGAGAAAAACACAGTAGAGGATCCCAGGCCAGTCCTGGCTGTTCCTGGGGATTTGGGCTCTATCCTCTCACCACCTCCTCTTAACCTTCCCTGTGGGGGACTCACCAAGGCTGAGTGTTCATCTCATGCACAGAACTCATTTGGATGAGGGGTAGCACATCTCTTAGGAAGTACTCCTTGAAGAAGTTGTCCACTCTTTCCCTGAGGATGGAGGTTTTACTTTGTCAGGCTTAGGTGATATCTTTTCAGAACTAAGACTCCCCAGAGGACAATTACTTGCTCTTGGTATGTTCCTTTACTCAttcttccccgcccccccccccccaaccctccTTCCTCGGCTACTTCTCTGCAACCAAGCTCCTTACTCTTCTAAGTTCTCAAGAGGATTCTGAAAACATTCTGAAAACTTTTTGTCTCAACTTTTAATTGCCCTTCTAGTTTCCAGGCTaatgaggccttccctgactcttTTGATTATTTCACTGCCCTTCAAGACTATGGCATTGTTGGGGACTTTTGGCAGGAGTCAGGAGATGTGAATATTTACTTCTCTGACCTGGGGGGAAGGGATTGAGATTaattgggaagaagaaaagaattaaaatctccGAGCCTGATCTCCTTcctaagagaaaaagatgaatgcaCATTCTGCCCTCTTTCCACACATGTAGTTTTAGTGACTAGGGAGTGGTGAGTAGGCATTACACAGTAGAAACATCATATCCATAGCCTAGAGGCCTTTGAGAAGTCTTAAGTTCACATATATTAAAGTATTTCCATAGGCTCCTTGGTACACTTGGCATGAACAGCTCTAGGTGACTCAAGGGTAAAGGGAGAGAACTGTTGGGTAACATCTCCTAGGTGACATAGTGTGTGATcatctaataaaaatatttctttgatggtaaaacaaaaatgtatgttTCCTACTTTTGCAAACACAGATGATATGGAATTGGATGAAAAACTTAGGTTAGAAGATTGAGGTTCAGTATGATCCTAAATTgcaaaaaataatatacatgcagttggaaatatataaaaatagagacagaaaaagaactggaaagaggATCAAAAAGTGTCAGTGGGTTATCTCTGGTAATATGTTTataggcatttttattttctttctttttctcatccatattttgaaaaatttctacaataaaaatgtattatttttctgatgtgaatataaatgaaatttataaaattattgttttttttaaagattggcacctaggctaacaactgttgccaatcttccttttttttttttttttttctgtaaggattggcacctgggctaacaactgttgccaatctttttgttcttttcttctttcttttttttttttttctgctttatttcccaaccccccgccccccgccccccgcccccgcggtacacagttgtatatcttacttgcaggtccttctagttgtgggatgtgggacgccgcctcaacatggcctggagagcggtgtcatgtccgcgcccaggatccaaaccctgggcggccgcagcggagcgcgcgaacttaaccactcggccacggagccggccccaaaatTATTGTTGATATAGATATACCTGATGCTGGGAAGTTAACTCTCTGGCTTAGTATCCAGCACTACTGACTGGCCTCTGGGTGACGTGGGTGAGTGccgaggggtggagggagggtatAATTAAAATTCTGCCTCAACAAACTAGATATGACTACAGGCTTTGAATAATTGATACCTTGAAAGGGAAATTTGTAAATATCCCATGGGGGCAAACACTCTGGACTGGGGACAGGATAATTGATGTTTGCTCTGGCTTTGGTATAAGCAGCTCTATGACCCAGGGAATGTCATCTAACCTCCCaaggtctcagttttctcatttgtgaaacagAGATTCCATTAGACCTCTAAGGAGCCTGCACCTGTGGAAGACTAGCTTTTCCAGTGTGGATATTACAGTATTATTTCATCCTAGATACTGTGGTCGGAGATGGAGTTAGACCATCATAGGTTCCAAACTGTGGTCTTGAGAAGATAGCAGTAATTCTCTCCTTTAGCCTGATCCACACCACGAGTTTCATTGACAGAATCAGTATGTTATGCACTATTTGGATTCCAAGGCCTTGGAGAAAATTCACTTCCTGCAGTGTCTGTGCAGGCTCAGACCTGCTGCTTGCCTGTCCTTCCCTTCACTCCTTTGGAATTGCAGCCCCTCCCAACACCCACttccccaccccttctcctccaTCCTAATATCTCCTTGCTACAAGAGTTTCCTGTTACTAGGAATAGTTTAGTTCACTCCCAAGCGAGTACCATGTCTGGTTCTCAGTTATACACCTTCCCCTTaaacttctttctactttttttctctctttttttttttttttgccagaattAGCTTTTCTTCGTCTTTCCCCAATGTGTTGTCAAGGGTCACCTTCTAGGAAGCAGGTTACCTGGGCTGATGACCTCTATACTTGACAGCAGCTTCAATAGCCTTGGATACAACTCATCACTAATTAGCTCTGTCAAGAGAGGGTCTGAATATTGCTCTGCTTCCTAACTCTACACActagtaaaaatttaaaatgatatttctgTGCTTCAGTCTTCTCTCTGTGCCTGACCAACCATGTGACTTGGAGGAAGCCACTTAAGTGGTGCTGGTGGGTATGAGAAAGAAAGACTTGGCATCTAATAGTTACTGAGTACTAAACGTTCTATAAGAATCATCTCCTTGAAACTTTATGCAACTTCCTTGTTATGTGTTAATGTTGGACAGAGACAGTACAGCTGACTTCTGGAAAAGCagtctttctttaataaattacCAGCATGCACATGGAGTACAGAACAATCTTTACTTCAAGATCAACTTGCCTATGTTACGGGGTAACAAATTTCAATACACTCTTCATAGATGTTCCATGAAAATATAGCATCTTTCTTTTCTATAGTGGTCTTATCTTCCTGAGTTTACATCTTGATGGGCAatatggaaaggggaaaaaagcaaacaatataaTATGCCAATTAAAACTATGCTAGTTTCCTAGAGTATAATCTCTTTTGACTTAAAATAATCTTTCCAGGTAAATATTTAATTAGTTCAAAGTTCAAGTTTTGATCAGAatggtttatttctttctctcctttctcaaggTGGCTTCTGAGTATAGGAGAAACACTGAAACTGTGGGATAACATGGATCTTGGGATGAGATGTAGAATTGCTCTTGTTTCATGTGATTCCTGGTGCTGCTTTCTGCAGTTGAACAATCACTCGCATCTGTGCATATATACATGGCTGGATTCTGCTGAGATATGGTCGATCGGGATCTAGCCCGTGGTATCCACTGTTGAAGTCTGTTGCTGAGAGACCCACAGACTGTTTGTCATTTGTTGTTGACTTTGTTAGGGCTCAGTGgcattctttttgttgaaatggTCCCACTTGGGGTTTTCCAATGTGattcccccaaacacacacacacacacacacacacacacacacacacacacacacatacacacacacacacacacacacacacacacacacacacacacacatacacacacacacacacacacacacacatacacacacacacacacacacacacacacacacacacacacacacatcacacatcaCTATCAGTTACCGGCTGTGATTCCTTTTGGAGCCCTGACGTAGGAAGCCCACTTTGTAGCCCTTTTTTTCCCAACAACCTGATCCTACTTTTGCAGGTTCTCTGGTAGAACTTTCAGCTGCTTTCTGCACCTCCCATTTGAGGCATGCAGGAGCTTGAGGCATACATCCTGTGTTCCAGGATCCAGAAGTGTGTCTCAGATTGACCTCTCTGGCACATTCCTCCACTGCTGTTGTGTTGTCCCTCAACTTCCTTGAAGTTTCTGGGCCACCCTGAGCAATGGTCTTTTGTCAGGTCTCCCAATGGGCATCAGGAGAGCATTGCTACTTTTGATCCTCTCCTCATCCTATGTCTTCTCCAACCTCAGGAACTTAGTCCCTCAGAGGAGTGATCAGGACACATGTATTCACCTGTCTACTGCTCttacttttccttccctctgtttcTCCTCACACCTATGCCACAAGAGTTTACCTCCTGTAGGTACTACAGAGAATTTCCCGTATATTATATCCTGAGTTCCTGTGCTCCTAGCTTATCAAAATCTCAGTGTTCAAATCCAAAGGCTGTGGGTTTTGGTTTAGGTGTCTCAGGACAACTAGAAATTTTgaagtaataaaaacaaaattatattgatCTAATATTCCCAAAGTATTATCTGTTATACTTACTATTCTCCATGCAGTGTCCATCTTGCATGGGAAATCAGgcatctcttctctcctctaaTCAGCTCACCACACCTGCCCCCAATGGACAGGTTTGGTCTTCATTTTCAACGCCATGAATTTCCATTAAGGACATTCTTCTAGCTACTCTCCCCTATGCAGCTCAACCCTCATCTAGCCTTCAGCTTCTTCCTCTTGGCCTTTATCCTGGATTACTTGTCATTCTGTTTCATTCCATTACTCCAGGGATAGAACTCACTGGGGCTGTGGATCTATGAAAAAGGAATTGAAGGAATTCAGCCATAACAGGTTTGACGATGGGACAAACCAGCTACATGACAATCGGATACTGATCACTAATCATAATGCATGTGAAATATTTTGCTAAAAGAgactgtttgattttttttgagacCACTTTCTGAGCTAGAGGCCCTAGCTTTGTGAGGACTTGGCCCTAGACGGGGGACTAAATATGTGCCATATCCTAGGGAATGAGGAGAGGAAAACATTATTCTGTCAAATTCAGAACGACTTTGTGAGGTTGTAACAGACTTGGCTAGAGTTAGACAATTGGTGAGGAATCAGCTGAAATGAAAAACGAGATATGTCTGATGTCAAACCTTATGTTCTTTCTCTAGACCATGTAGCCTCcactgttctttcctttctgaagtgAAGCGGTTTCAAATGGAAGAATGTGGAGGTCTCTTTATTCTCTGACATTCTGAAATTCTCTACATAGAAGTTAATAGGAGGAGAAACAGTATTTTCTGCTTCAGGATCTTTTCCATACCCCAGTTAATAAAATTATGTCTCTTAAAACgcaaaaggagcagagaagggtATCCGGACTGGGTGTTTCCTGCTACTTCTAGATACAATTGGCTCTGGGCCTTAGATAGGGAAATTGACGTGCTTCTTTCTCTAGAGTTTTCTGACTCACTGTGGGAGGCTAAATAATGCATCCCACATATTTCC includes the following:
- the LOC106841796 gene encoding olfactory receptor 2F1-like, whose protein sequence is MRRDNLTWVSEFVLMGLSSDRQIQAGLFVLFGAVYLLTLLGNGLIILLIGLDARLHFPMYFFLCNLAVVDIGCTSSGVPQLLVHFLLEKKTISFTRCATQPFFSLALGGTEFMLLAAMAYDRYMAVCDPLHYVAVMGLRRCVALAAVSWLVGLANSAVETAVTMRLPTCGHYMVNHVSCETLALVRLACVDVTLNQLVIVASSVVVLLVPCCLVSLSYAHIVAAILRIRTTGGRRKAFGTCASHLTVVSMSYGMALVTHMQPSSTDLTEQDKMVALFYVGVTPMLNPLIYSLRNKEMKAALSRVLMRSSEAKL